The genomic DNA CGGGAACAATTGACACAGGAGAAGACGGTTCACGTTTCGAAGCTGCTAGATTTCCTTCCCCATTACGCAAGGATGACGATAAGGAAGATGATGATTAATTCTACACTTAAATAGTAGAACATTTAGATAAAAATGGCGCCATTTATTTAACCCTGCCCTCGCTAACATTGGTTATGTAGCGAAGACAGGGTATTTTTTATCCCCCATATTATTACTTTCGTTCTCCCTCAACAATCTTTGCAAATTCCTCAAGAGTTGTGGAATACGTAATATACACTCTTGGTAAAAAGTAAAGTTCATCTTTCATGCCTTTTTCAGAAAATAGTTCAGGAGTTGTAGTTAGTCCAAATCTATAGTATTTCTTCGTTTCTTCTACCACCTTTTTATCCGTATTGCCATATGGGTACGCAAGAGCAATCACTGGTTTTCCTGTTATCTGTTGAATTTTTTCCTTAGACTTTTTTAGTTCAACATCAAAATTATTTATTTTCGTCAGATCAGGATGTGTAGCGGTATGAGACTGGATCGAGATCATACCCGAATCAACCATCATTTTGAGATCCGCTTGTGATAATCGATTGGAACGGCCAATAAAGTCAGAAAGAACAAACATCGTACCTTTCGGTTGGAACCTTTCATTTTTCAGTTTTTGAAAAATGGCAAATGCATTCAAATTGTTTTTGTATCCATCATCAAACGTAATGAAAATTGGTTTTTGTACTTTATATCGATCTTCCCATTGTTCAAACGTTAATAAAGTAAAACCATGATCTCGTAAATAGATCATTTGTTTTTCGAAATTTTCAGGGGTTACATATAAATCTTTAGAACCCACACCCTTAAATTCATCGATCGAATGATAAATTAATATAGGGACTTTCTGCTGAGCGAAAACATGTGATGGAAGCAGTACAAAAAGAAAACATAGGAAAACCATGGCACACTTTTTCATCAATTCCCTCGCCTTTATATACCTTTTTCACTTATTATTTGTTCTTTATCTCTCTTCATTCGGTTGAAGTGGCTGATTTGCTAAAATCGTTTCTACTTCTTCATACCCCTCTAAAAAGGCAAAGTTATACCTTGCTGGAAGCGCAAAAACATACTCATTATTTTGTCCTAACCAACAGGAGCTGCACCTATATGAAATTCCCCTTTTTCAAGCGAGGACCATTGAGTAAGAGTAAAAATCAGGATCGGAATATCTTGTCTTGGCTTTTCCTCTGACCACTGAGGGTGCCTAATGGAAAGAATGGGACCATGTTCCATTGTATTATTTTGTTCTGAAATCCCTTCCCAAGAATCCGATACAATCTGGTAATCACCCCAACTTTTTGGAAGGGTAAAAGTAAAACCAAATTCTGTATTTTCATAAAGAATTTCTGTTCCTTTATTCTGATCAATAACCTCTTTTTCGTGGTCCACTACATTTTCATCTGTTGTCGTTTGTTCATTTGGATCAGAACCAGATGGCCGCTCCTCATTTATTGGAAGGGTAAGAATGGCGAATAACACGAGGGCTGTAACACTAACTAAACCTAATGAAATCTTTTTCATAATAGTCACTCTCTTTTTCTTTTTCTCATAAGAACTTGCAAACTGTAATACATTTTCATGGATGCGATTTTGGGTAAACTGTTTATCATAATCCGGTTCGGGTAAGGATCGGATATTTCTCTCTAAATCATGAAATCTCTCATTATCTTTCATATAGAAAATCCTCCTTTGCTTTTTGTAGTGCCTTTAGTGCACGATGATAGGTGATTCGAACCTTATTTTCATTCCAATGTAATATGGATGCTGTTTCAGATACAGATAGTTCTTTAATTCCTCTTAGGATGATCACATCTCGATAATTTGCTTTTAATGATTGGATCGCCTGGTACAGTAACCGGTTATTTTCATTTTCTTGGAGAATGAACTCCGGTGTTTCCTTTTCGGTTTGCTCTTCCCAGAACCAAAGTTTTGTATCATCCTTACGCGCTTCCTTTTTCTCATTTCATCCATCCCTACATGGCGTGCAATCGAAAAAAGCCAGGTTTTAGGACTCGATTTTTGCTGAAACGTATCATAGCCTTTAATGGCTCGGATAAAAACTTCCTGCACCAGATCCTCAACATCACTCGACCCAATGTAATAAACCAAAAAATGATAAATATCTTTGTTGTACAAGTAAAACCATTCCGAAATTTTGTTGCTAATCATGAGCTGGTCAACTCCCTAATCCCTCCGATTTTTTATACTTATCAATTAGTCGATTCACAGCCTCATTTATTTCACACTTTTTACAAATATCTATTCTTTATAACGTTTTTTAACTCTCTGTTCGAGTAAAAATCAAAGCTTTTTTAATAGTAAAAAGGCATCCCAATTTTAAAGGAATGCCAATTTTCATATAAGTTCAATTACACCCAACTAACGATGACTTCTAACCATTTTCTGTTCTGTAGTTCCATGTACAAAAGCTAGTGAAAAAGCCTACAAAGATCACCGTCAAAATCGACAAGAGAAAGGTATCTTTTGAAATGAGCCATCCTCCTATGGAAATCACAACCGTATCGATGACAAATATGATCATTCCAACATTGATGTTAAATAATTTTGATAAAAATTGCGCGATGAGGTCTGTTCCTCCTGTACTTGTTTCATACCAAAGCATGATCCCAATACCCACTCCAATAAAAATTCCTCCCAATATCGAACTTACTATCGGGTGAAGAATCATATCAGATGGTAAAAGTTGAGAAGAGGCCAGTAAATCAATGACAAAGGAAGAAATGAGCATCCCATGCAAACTATTATAAAAATAATTTTTGTTATATAACCAAGCTAGCACAAAAATCGGGACACTCAAACATATAATCACTAAACCTGCTTGTAGCCCCGTTAAATACTTTATTATTAAACCAATCCCAATGATTCCACCATCAAGTACTTCAAAAGGAACTAAAAAAAAATTGATACCAAAAGACAATAACATACTA from Robertmurraya sp. FSL R5-0851 includes the following:
- a CDS encoding polysaccharide deacetylase family protein, with protein sequence MKKCAMVFLCFLFVLLPSHVFAQQKVPILIYHSIDEFKGVGSKDLYVTPENFEKQMIYLRDHGFTLLTFEQWEDRYKVQKPIFITFDDGYKNNLNAFAIFQKLKNERFQPKGTMFVLSDFIGRSNRLSQADLKMMVDSGMISIQSHTATHPDLTKINNFDVELKKSKEKIQQITGKPVIALAYPYGNTDKKVVEETKKYYRFGLTTTPELFSEKGMKDELYFLPRVYITYSTTLEEFAKIVEGERK
- a CDS encoding sigma factor-like helix-turn-helix DNA-binding protein; amino-acid sequence: MLQENENNRLLYQAIQSLKANYRDVIILRGIKELSVSETASILHWNENKVRITYHRALKALQKAKEDFLYER
- a CDS encoding RNA polymerase sigma factor codes for the protein MISNKISEWFYLYNKDIYHFLVYYIGSSDVEDLVQEVFIRAIKGYDTFQQKSSPKTWLFSIARHVGMDEMRKRKRVRMIQNFGSGKSKPKRKHRSSFSKKMKITGYCTRRSNH
- a CDS encoding YitT family protein, translated to MYFLKKTAIVLLGSMLLSFGINFFLVPFEVLDGGIIGIGLIIKYLTGLQAGLVIICLSVPIFVLAWLYNKNYFYNSLHGMLISSFVIDLLASSQLLPSDMILHPIVSSILGGIFIGVGIGIMLWYETSTGGTDLIAQFLSKLFNINVGMIIFVIDTVVISIGGWLISKDTFLLSILTVIFVGFFTSFCTWNYRTENG